A single region of the Eriocheir sinensis breed Jianghai 21 chromosome 53, ASM2467909v1, whole genome shotgun sequence genome encodes:
- the LOC126983377 gene encoding uncharacterized protein LOC126983377 isoform X2 — translation MEEEKVLPVIDLSLAKGHTRAGLVKELHEALTTVGFIYLKNVDGYDEEALLRHSNLPMEQRMAISKKSFNPKCSNEYRGYFPVIPGAVSHKEAFEIGPKQGKPKEGLISLEEKFIIEDNQWPLEESEEGRSFRTWMEVYHEKMTEASRELLSLIAEGYGAPSDFYADIFRDPHLSTLRLIRYPARPNPTYEARDGDAVIQTAEHQDTAMVTLLATFAEYPGLQVRWWKDDSIIDVTHKPGHLVMNIGQLLSYTSGGALKATKHRVIDCCGDRLSVPFFLEPRFYANVNVVLPGCEQRESQPKYYGHWLLEGIRKWAEYKDLCRRIETQTAKTLYEGEEDEDEVMM, via the exons ATG gaggaagagaaggtcctGCCCGTCATCGACCTGAGCCTGGCCAAGGGTCACACGCGGGCCGGCCTGGTGAAGGAGCTGCACGAGGCGCTCACCACCGTGGGCTTCATCTACCTCAAGAACGTGGACGGCTACGACGAGGAGGCGCTGCTGCGACACTCCAA CCTGCCGATGGAGCAGAGGATGGCCATCTCCAAGAAGTCTTTCAACCCTAAGTGCAGCAACGAGTACCGCGGATATTTTCCTGTCATCCCCGGCGCCGTGTCCCACAAGGAAG CCTTCGAGATCGGGCCGAAGCAGGGGAAGCCGAAGGAGGGACTCATATCGCTGGAGGAGAAGTTCATCATCGAGGACAATCAATGGCCTCTAGAGGAATCCGAGGAGGGCAGGAGCTTCAGG ACATGGATGGAGGTCTACCACGAGAAGATGACCGAGGCTTCGCGGGAGCTGCTGAGCCTGATCGCGGAAGGTTACGGAGCACCCAGCGACTTCTACGCCGACATCTTCAGGGACCCGCATCTCTCCACGCTCCGGCTCATCCGCTACCCGGCCAGACCCAACCCGACATATGAAGCCCGTGACGGTGACGCGG tGATCCAGACGGCCGAACACCAGGACACCGCGATGGTCACTCTGCTGGCCACCTTTGCCGAGTACCCGGGGCTGCAGGTTCGCTGGTGGAAGGACGACTCCATCATCGACGTGACGCACAAACCCGGCCACCTCGTCATGAACATCGGCCAGCTGCTCTCCTACACCAGCGGCGGGGCTCTCAAGGCTACCAAACACCGCGTGATCGACTGCTGTGGTGATAg GCTGTCCGTCCCATTCTTCCTGGAGCCACGGTTCTACGCCAACGTGAACGTGGTCCTGCCGGGGTGCGAGCAGAGGGAGAGTCAGCCCAAGTACTACGGCCACTGGCTCTTGGAGGGGATCAGAAAGTGGGCCGAATACAAGGATCTCTGCAGGCGAATCGAAACACAGACCGCGAAGACATTgtatgagggagaagaagatgaggatgaagtgatgatgtga
- the LOC126983377 gene encoding uncharacterized protein LOC126983377 isoform X1, with amino-acid sequence MEEEKVLPVIDLSLAKGHTRAGLVKELHEALTTVGFIYLKNVDGYDEEALLRHSKWFFSLPMEQRMAISKKSFNPKCSNEYRGYFPVIPGAVSHKEAFEIGPKQGKPKEGLISLEEKFIIEDNQWPLEESEEGRSFRTWMEVYHEKMTEASRELLSLIAEGYGAPSDFYADIFRDPHLSTLRLIRYPARPNPTYEARDGDAVIQTAEHQDTAMVTLLATFAEYPGLQVRWWKDDSIIDVTHKPGHLVMNIGQLLSYTSGGALKATKHRVIDCCGDRLSVPFFLEPRFYANVNVVLPGCEQRESQPKYYGHWLLEGIRKWAEYKDLCRRIETQTAKTLYEGEEDEDEVMM; translated from the exons ATG gaggaagagaaggtcctGCCCGTCATCGACCTGAGCCTGGCCAAGGGTCACACGCGGGCCGGCCTGGTGAAGGAGCTGCACGAGGCGCTCACCACCGTGGGCTTCATCTACCTCAAGAACGTGGACGGCTACGACGAGGAGGCGCTGCTGCGACACTCCAAGTGGTTCTTCAG CCTGCCGATGGAGCAGAGGATGGCCATCTCCAAGAAGTCTTTCAACCCTAAGTGCAGCAACGAGTACCGCGGATATTTTCCTGTCATCCCCGGCGCCGTGTCCCACAAGGAAG CCTTCGAGATCGGGCCGAAGCAGGGGAAGCCGAAGGAGGGACTCATATCGCTGGAGGAGAAGTTCATCATCGAGGACAATCAATGGCCTCTAGAGGAATCCGAGGAGGGCAGGAGCTTCAGG ACATGGATGGAGGTCTACCACGAGAAGATGACCGAGGCTTCGCGGGAGCTGCTGAGCCTGATCGCGGAAGGTTACGGAGCACCCAGCGACTTCTACGCCGACATCTTCAGGGACCCGCATCTCTCCACGCTCCGGCTCATCCGCTACCCGGCCAGACCCAACCCGACATATGAAGCCCGTGACGGTGACGCGG tGATCCAGACGGCCGAACACCAGGACACCGCGATGGTCACTCTGCTGGCCACCTTTGCCGAGTACCCGGGGCTGCAGGTTCGCTGGTGGAAGGACGACTCCATCATCGACGTGACGCACAAACCCGGCCACCTCGTCATGAACATCGGCCAGCTGCTCTCCTACACCAGCGGCGGGGCTCTCAAGGCTACCAAACACCGCGTGATCGACTGCTGTGGTGATAg GCTGTCCGTCCCATTCTTCCTGGAGCCACGGTTCTACGCCAACGTGAACGTGGTCCTGCCGGGGTGCGAGCAGAGGGAGAGTCAGCCCAAGTACTACGGCCACTGGCTCTTGGAGGGGATCAGAAAGTGGGCCGAATACAAGGATCTCTGCAGGCGAATCGAAACACAGACCGCGAAGACATTgtatgagggagaagaagatgaggatgaagtgatgatgtga
- the LOC126983377 gene encoding uncharacterized protein LOC126983377 isoform X3: MEQRMAISKKSFNPKCSNEYRGYFPVIPGAVSHKEAFEIGPKQGKPKEGLISLEEKFIIEDNQWPLEESEEGRSFRTWMEVYHEKMTEASRELLSLIAEGYGAPSDFYADIFRDPHLSTLRLIRYPARPNPTYEARDGDAVIQTAEHQDTAMVTLLATFAEYPGLQVRWWKDDSIIDVTHKPGHLVMNIGQLLSYTSGGALKATKHRVIDCCGDRLSVPFFLEPRFYANVNVVLPGCEQRESQPKYYGHWLLEGIRKWAEYKDLCRRIETQTAKTLYEGEEDEDEVMM; the protein is encoded by the exons ATGGAGCAGAGGATGGCCATCTCCAAGAAGTCTTTCAACCCTAAGTGCAGCAACGAGTACCGCGGATATTTTCCTGTCATCCCCGGCGCCGTGTCCCACAAGGAAG CCTTCGAGATCGGGCCGAAGCAGGGGAAGCCGAAGGAGGGACTCATATCGCTGGAGGAGAAGTTCATCATCGAGGACAATCAATGGCCTCTAGAGGAATCCGAGGAGGGCAGGAGCTTCAGG ACATGGATGGAGGTCTACCACGAGAAGATGACCGAGGCTTCGCGGGAGCTGCTGAGCCTGATCGCGGAAGGTTACGGAGCACCCAGCGACTTCTACGCCGACATCTTCAGGGACCCGCATCTCTCCACGCTCCGGCTCATCCGCTACCCGGCCAGACCCAACCCGACATATGAAGCCCGTGACGGTGACGCGG tGATCCAGACGGCCGAACACCAGGACACCGCGATGGTCACTCTGCTGGCCACCTTTGCCGAGTACCCGGGGCTGCAGGTTCGCTGGTGGAAGGACGACTCCATCATCGACGTGACGCACAAACCCGGCCACCTCGTCATGAACATCGGCCAGCTGCTCTCCTACACCAGCGGCGGGGCTCTCAAGGCTACCAAACACCGCGTGATCGACTGCTGTGGTGATAg GCTGTCCGTCCCATTCTTCCTGGAGCCACGGTTCTACGCCAACGTGAACGTGGTCCTGCCGGGGTGCGAGCAGAGGGAGAGTCAGCCCAAGTACTACGGCCACTGGCTCTTGGAGGGGATCAGAAAGTGGGCCGAATACAAGGATCTCTGCAGGCGAATCGAAACACAGACCGCGAAGACATTgtatgagggagaagaagatgaggatgaagtgatgatgtga